A stretch of Planococcus citri chromosome 5, ihPlaCitr1.1, whole genome shotgun sequence DNA encodes these proteins:
- the ttk gene encoding protein tramtrack, alpha isoform isoform X1, which produces MTHSSQRFCLRWNNHQSNLLSVFDQLLHDESFVDVTIAVEGQLLRAHKMVLSACSPYFQALFVSHPDKHPIVILKDVPFADMRSLLDFMYRGEVSVDQDRLTAFLKVAESLRIKGLTEVNEEKCDLPSIASSLLSNQHRSTPPPAAPPPPPSLHRIHLTQPSSSASSSSSTTSSNAKRCASSPSNFNPYCGSNASAMYSQKRKRGRPRKLSGGSDTPSGASPEHEMNTDGDLRNSASFADSPYGHGPPDLLEVNMTEHSQNSPSSFSEDHNLGSPEASMVEDDDCCIKTEPNEESGGAAFQECKSPHQKDSPNSRSQSQTPTGQSERYPPDLPMLRLVPKSELLAVYHKDGSGGPSLIKNDLESNSSTSGGNSGAANNNNSSSNSSSNNNNSGGGSLNHSNSGSNSNNNNSGSNTNNSSSNNNLNINNNSNKNNASINNSGIGSGSNNNNSNFISNNNFLLNNSSSHFMLNNDMKFSPPPHLLSPQSNSSNASTPVGGDFSGTPPNKPAPTRRRVRRRATSSSDPAEQLTEMSVRGLNLFRYACIDEGVYKCLECAKTDIVKTFKNKYSFQRHAFLYHEGCQRKVFPCPVCGKEFSRPDKMKNHMKTVHDCFMPKEVMVPKDCIYPAPPTIPFFLSPP; this is translated from the exons ATGACGCATTCGTCTCAAAGGTTCTGTTTACGATGGAATAATCACCAGTCGAATTTGTTATCCGTGTTTGATCAGCTATTACACGATGAGTCGTTTGTCGACGTTACGATCGCCGTCGAAGGACAGTTATTAAGAGCCCATAAGATGGTGCTGTCCGCATGCAGTCCATATTTTCAA GCGTTGTTCGTCTCGCACCCGGACAAGCACCCAATAGTGATCCTAAAAGACGTACCTTTCGCCGACATGCGTTCGTTACTGGACTTCATGTACAGAGGCGAAGTAAGCGTCGACCAAGACCGTCTAACTGCCTTCCTAAAGGTCGCCGAATCGTTACGTATCAAAGGCCTGACCGAAGTAAACGAAGAAAAATGCGACCTGCCTTCGATCGCCTCTTCGCTGCTATCGAACCAACACCGTTCAACGCCACCTCCGGCTGCTCCTCCGCCGCCTCCGAGTCTGCACAGGATACACCTAACGCAGCCTTCATCCTCCGCATCGTCGTCTTCCTCGACGACTTCGTCGAACGCTAAACGATGCGCATCTTCGCCCAGCAATTTTAATCCGTACTGCGGTAGTAATGCTTCGGCCATGTATAGTCAGAAACGAAAACGAGGCAGGCCTCGTAAGTTATCCGGCGGTAGCGATACGCCATCGGGGGCGTCACCCGAACACGAGATGAACACCGATGGCGATTTGAGGAATTCGGCCAGTTTCGCCGATTCTCCTTATG GTCATGGACCACCCGATTTATTGGAAGTCAATATGACCGAGCATTCGCAAAATTCGCCGAGTTCGTTCTCAGAGGACCACAATCTAGGATCTCCCGAAGCCAGCATGGTCGAAGACGACGACTGCTGTATAAAAACCGAACCAAACGAAGAATCCGGTGGCGCTGCGTTCCAAG AATGCAAAAGTCCTCATCAAAAAGATAGCCCGAATTCGAGGTCGCAGTCTCAGACGCCAACTGGTCAGTCCGAAAGATATCCACCTG ATCTACCGATGCTACGTTTGGTACCAAAATCCGAATTATTGGCCGTATACCATAAAGATGGCAGCGGAGGTCCGTCGCTGATCAAGAACGACCTAGAATCGAACAGCAGTACCAGCGGTGGTAACTCCGGCGCcgccaacaacaacaacagtagCAGTAATTCAtccagcaacaacaacaacagcggAGGAGGCTCTTTAAACCACAGTAATTCCggcagcaacagcaacaacaacaactccGGCAGTAATACTAATAATAGCAGtagtaataataatttaaatattaatAACAATAGTAACAAAAACAACGCTAGTATTAATAACAGCGGCATCGGCAGCGGCTCCAATAACAACAATAGTAATTTCataagtaataataattttttattgaataactCGTCGTCGCATTTTATGCTCAACAACGATATGAAATTCTCGCCTCCGCCGCATCTGCTGTCACCCCAAAGCAACAGTTCGAACGCTTCGACCCCGGTAGGGGGCGATTTCTCCGGCACACCGCCCAATAAACCGGCGCCCACTCGGAGAAGGGTGAGGAGACGGGCGACATCCAGCAGCGATCCGGCCGAGCAACTTACCGAGATGTCGGTCCGAGGATTGAATCTGTTCAGGTACGCGTGCATAGACGAAGGAGTGTACAAATGCTTAGAATGCGCCAAAACCGATATCGTCAAGACGTTCAAAAATAAGTACAGTTTCCAAAGGCACGCGTTCCTTTATCACGAAGGATGTCAGCGTAAAGTATTCCCGTGTCCGGTTTGCGGAAAGGAGTTCTCGAGGCCGGATAAGATGAAAAACCATATGAAAACGGTGCACGATTGTTTCATGCCTAAAGAAGTCATGGTACCGAAGGATTGCATATATCCAGCCCCTCCAACCATTCCATTTTTCCTAAGTCCACCCTAA
- the ttk gene encoding protein tramtrack, beta isoform isoform X2: protein MTHSSQRFCLRWNNHQSNLLSVFDQLLHDESFVDVTIAVEGQLLRAHKMVLSACSPYFQALFVSHPDKHPIVILKDVPFADMRSLLDFMYRGEVSVDQDRLTAFLKVAESLRIKGLTEVNEEKCDLPSIASSLLSNQHRSTPPPAAPPPPPSLHRIHLTQPSSSASSSSSTTSSNAKRCASSPSNFNPYCGSNASAMYSQKRKRGRPRKLSGGSDTPSGASPEHEMNTDGDLRNSASFADSPYGHGPPDLLEVNMTEHSQNSPSSFSEDHNLGSPEASMVEDDDCCIKTEPNEESGGAAFQECKSPHQKDSPNSRSQSQTPTGQSERYPPDKCQWKEILKRLKKPEITIRVENNDKQPEESGLSISAVVNDRKSGTSGGESTSSSKNTNNTNSGNVVDGKCYSLDNFYNNSSETGPGSSSSGGAKNHNQNQHVIHSWYSESHQQTGYFMDADGDGDDVDEEDEAMLKYEYESSRIAALASNASSPGGGSSSGQVPVAVTVSTTPATGAAANEHSKPLDKSSVRRYCVQVAEHLFQCTLCYKTYTHISNFSRHFLSAHHGLRQEIPCPVCYRIFTRRDNMLTHMKQVHRITVTRGLATSIIQKLSAANESASGASSDNQINSN, encoded by the exons ATGACGCATTCGTCTCAAAGGTTCTGTTTACGATGGAATAATCACCAGTCGAATTTGTTATCCGTGTTTGATCAGCTATTACACGATGAGTCGTTTGTCGACGTTACGATCGCCGTCGAAGGACAGTTATTAAGAGCCCATAAGATGGTGCTGTCCGCATGCAGTCCATATTTTCAA GCGTTGTTCGTCTCGCACCCGGACAAGCACCCAATAGTGATCCTAAAAGACGTACCTTTCGCCGACATGCGTTCGTTACTGGACTTCATGTACAGAGGCGAAGTAAGCGTCGACCAAGACCGTCTAACTGCCTTCCTAAAGGTCGCCGAATCGTTACGTATCAAAGGCCTGACCGAAGTAAACGAAGAAAAATGCGACCTGCCTTCGATCGCCTCTTCGCTGCTATCGAACCAACACCGTTCAACGCCACCTCCGGCTGCTCCTCCGCCGCCTCCGAGTCTGCACAGGATACACCTAACGCAGCCTTCATCCTCCGCATCGTCGTCTTCCTCGACGACTTCGTCGAACGCTAAACGATGCGCATCTTCGCCCAGCAATTTTAATCCGTACTGCGGTAGTAATGCTTCGGCCATGTATAGTCAGAAACGAAAACGAGGCAGGCCTCGTAAGTTATCCGGCGGTAGCGATACGCCATCGGGGGCGTCACCCGAACACGAGATGAACACCGATGGCGATTTGAGGAATTCGGCCAGTTTCGCCGATTCTCCTTATG GTCATGGACCACCCGATTTATTGGAAGTCAATATGACCGAGCATTCGCAAAATTCGCCGAGTTCGTTCTCAGAGGACCACAATCTAGGATCTCCCGAAGCCAGCATGGTCGAAGACGACGACTGCTGTATAAAAACCGAACCAAACGAAGAATCCGGTGGCGCTGCGTTCCAAG AATGCAAAAGTCCTCATCAAAAAGATAGCCCGAATTCGAGGTCGCAGTCTCAGACGCCAACTGGTCAGTCCGAAAGATATCCACCTG ATAAATGCCAATGGAAAGAGATACTGAAACGACTGAAGAAACCTGAAATCACCATCCGAGTAGAAAACAACGATAAGCAACCCGAAGAGAGCGGATTATCGATCAGCGCCGTTGTAAACGACCGAAAATCAGGCACCTCAGGAGGCGAGTCGACGTCGTCCTCCAAAAACACCAACAACACTAATAGCGGCAACGTTGTGGATGGCAAATGCTACTCGTTagataatttttacaacaattcATCCGAGACTGGGCCTGGCTCATCGAGTTCGGGCGGTGCGAAAAACCATAATCAGAACCAGCACGTTATACACTCTTGGTATTCGGAATCGCACCAGCAGACCGGATACTTTATGGATGCGGACGGAGACGGAGACGACGTCGACGAAGAAGACGAAGCCATGTtgaaatacgaatacgaatcgTCGCGTATTGCAGCCCTTGCCAGTAACGCTTCTAGTCCCGGAGGCGGCTCGAGCTCCGGTCAAGTTCCGGTAGCTGTGACCGTCTCGACGACTCCGGCTACCGGTGCTGCGGCCAACGAGCACTCTAAACCGTTGGATAAGTCATCGGTGCGCAGATACTGCGTGCAAGTGGCCGAGCATCTGTTTCAGTGCACGTTATGCTATAAAACCTACACCCATATTAGTAACTTTAGCAGGCATTTTTTGAGCGCTCATCACGGTCTCAGGCAAGAAATACCGTGCCCGGTTTGTTACAGGATATTTACCCGAAGGGATAACATGCTGACGCATATGAAACAAGTGCATCGTATCACGGTCACTAGAGGCTTGGCTACCAgtataattcaaaaactttcggCCGCCAATGAATCGGCCTCCGGAGCTAGTTCGGATAATCAAATTAATTCCAATTAG